The Acropora muricata isolate sample 2 chromosome 5, ASM3666990v1, whole genome shotgun sequence genome includes a window with the following:
- the LOC136918019 gene encoding uncharacterized protein, whose protein sequence is MTRPLGFVLLGLFFRLIFAVEASTSKCNEYTIESEAGLLAGTVAGGIVLAVLYLWGKFYRKVTTVRRVDGSNPIVISPERKEKLISFDNSGDTIILILEETSIVEDPSWNYRDSDTYQGNQMVTEQGTYASKPLVSLANDLSDFVERIFQRLDTRIRGAGHYEVIANYFGFDIFEIRSGFEKSVGGPSRAMIEAIVARHPELTIEKFARVVEEIARRKDVADLLRAYDRVSLKESV, encoded by the exons GTTGAAGCCTCTACAAGCAAATGCAATGAGTACACAATTGAATCTGAAGCAG GTTTGTTGGCGGGTACTGTGGCTGGTGGAATTGTTTTGGCAGTGTTATATCTGTGGGGAAAATTTTACAGAAAGGTTACCACGGTTAGGAGAGTTGATGGGTCCAATCCCATCGTAATATCTCCTGAAAGAAAAG aaaaattaatatctttCGACAATTCTGGTGACACCATCATCCTAATACTTGAGGAAACTTCAATCGTGGAG GACCCATCTTGGAATTACAGGGATAGTGATACATATCAAGGGAACCAGATGGTAACTGAGCAAGGTACATATG CCTCCAAGCCTTTGGTAAGTCTTGCTAACGACCTTTCTGATTTTGTGGAAAGGATCTTTCAACGTTTGGACACACGCATCcgaggagctggtcattatgaaGTCATAGCTAACTATTTTGGCTTCGACATTTTTGAAATAAGATCTGGGTTTGAAAAATCTGTCGGCGGTCCCTCCAGAGCAATGATTGAGGCAATTGTTGCTCGCCACCCAGAGCTCACAATAGAGAAGTTTGCAAGAGTGGTGGAAGAGATAGCACGCCGAAAGGATGTTGCTGACTTGCTGAGAGCTTATGATCGCGTTTCATTGAAAGAGTCGGTTTGA